The Fundidesulfovibrio putealis DSM 16056 genome includes a window with the following:
- the cimA gene encoding citramalate synthase, giving the protein MDKVQIYDTTLRDGAQAVDINLTAEDKMRIALKLDELGVDYIEGGWPGSNPTDKRFFEDIQGHPLKHSRIAAFGSTHNAKNTPETDPNLKGLVASRSPVLTIFGKAWDLHVTEALRIEPPRNLELIENSLAFLKPNCQELFFDAEHFFDGFRANREYALEALRRAHHGGADVLVLCDTNGGTLPCDIRRICDAVMKAIPLAKIGIHAHNDTDMAVANSLMAIQAGAVQIQGTMNGFGERCGNANLCSIIPTLELKLKKRALPPGNLALLTEASRFIDEVANKVPFARQPYVGESAFTHKAGVHVAAVAKNSMLYEHTQPEKVGNVRQVVLSDMAGQSNILFKAKEYGIAMEKGSPEVLEILREVKEKEAQGFEYSAAEASFELLMRRALGLSRRYFSLVKYRVLDWKQADCEEPLAEATIMVQVGGHVEHTASVGLGPVNALDNALRKALSRFYPKIAEMRLLDFKVRVLNAKTKHDTGTASHVRVLLTTGDQLNTWTTVGVSHNIIQASWQALEDSVNYKLMMEDKKKQKTAC; this is encoded by the coding sequence ATGGACAAGGTACAGATATACGACACAACTCTGCGCGACGGGGCCCAGGCCGTGGACATCAACCTCACGGCCGAGGACAAGATGCGCATCGCGCTCAAGCTCGACGAACTGGGCGTTGACTACATCGAGGGCGGCTGGCCCGGCTCCAACCCCACAGACAAGCGTTTTTTCGAGGACATCCAGGGGCACCCCCTCAAGCACTCGCGCATCGCGGCCTTCGGTTCCACGCACAACGCCAAGAACACGCCGGAAACCGACCCCAACCTGAAAGGGCTGGTGGCCAGCCGCAGCCCGGTGCTGACCATCTTCGGCAAAGCCTGGGATCTCCACGTCACCGAGGCTTTGCGCATCGAACCGCCGCGCAACCTGGAGCTGATCGAGAACTCCCTGGCCTTTCTCAAGCCCAACTGCCAGGAGCTCTTCTTCGACGCGGAACATTTCTTCGACGGCTTCCGCGCCAACCGTGAATACGCCCTGGAAGCGCTCAGGCGCGCCCATCATGGCGGCGCAGACGTCCTGGTCCTGTGCGACACCAACGGCGGCACCCTGCCCTGCGACATCCGCAGGATCTGCGACGCCGTGATGAAGGCCATCCCCCTGGCTAAGATCGGCATCCACGCCCACAACGACACGGACATGGCCGTTGCCAACTCCCTCATGGCCATCCAGGCGGGCGCGGTGCAGATTCAGGGCACCATGAACGGATTCGGCGAACGCTGCGGCAACGCCAACCTCTGCTCCATCATCCCCACGCTGGAGCTCAAGCTCAAGAAGCGCGCACTGCCCCCCGGCAACCTCGCCCTGCTGACCGAAGCCTCCCGTTTCATCGACGAGGTGGCCAACAAGGTCCCCTTCGCGCGCCAGCCCTATGTGGGCGAGTCCGCCTTCACCCACAAGGCAGGAGTGCACGTGGCCGCCGTGGCCAAGAACTCCATGCTCTACGAGCACACCCAGCCCGAGAAGGTGGGCAACGTCCGCCAGGTGGTGCTCTCGGACATGGCCGGACAGTCCAACATCCTGTTCAAGGCCAAGGAATACGGCATCGCCATGGAGAAGGGCTCTCCCGAGGTGCTGGAGATCCTGCGCGAGGTGAAGGAGAAGGAAGCCCAGGGATTCGAGTACTCTGCCGCCGAAGCATCCTTCGAGCTGCTCATGCGCCGCGCGCTGGGCCTGTCCCGCCGCTATTTTTCGCTGGTGAAGTACCGCGTGCTGGACTGGAAGCAGGCTGACTGCGAGGAGCCGCTGGCCGAGGCAACCATCATGGTCCAAGTAGGCGGACACGTGGAGCATACCGCCTCAGTCGGACTTGGCCCGGTCAACGCCCTGGACAACGCCTTGCGCAAGGCCCTCTCGCGCTTCTACCCGAAAATCGCGGAGATGCGCCTGCTGGACTTCAAGGTCCGCGTGCTTAACGCGAAAACCAAGCACGACACCGGAACGGCATCGCACGTGCGCGTCCTGCTCACCACCGGCGACCAGCTGAATACCTGGACCACCGTGGGCGTTTCCCACAACATCATCCAGGCCAGCTGGCAGGCTCTGGAAGATTCCGTGAACTACAAGCTCATGATGGAAGACAAGAAGAAGCAGAAGACCGCCTGTTGA
- a CDS encoding aspartate kinase has protein sequence MKIMVQKYGGTSVAGLERMQKVLSRVKKGISEGYKMIVVLSAMSGETNKLLALAKEFSACPDSEEMDSLVANGENVSIALFSILAKAEGIRAKSLQGWQIPISTTDAYMKARIISIDDARLKAMLEENDLLVVAGFQGVDCKGRITTLGRGGSDTTGVALAAAIKADVCEIYTDVDGVFTTDPRVCSAARKLDHISYDEMLELASSGSKVLQIRSVEFAKKFNVPVRVRSTFTDDPGTLVTQEDAMMEDLVISGIAFDRDQCRVTVYKVKDKPGVAAAIFGSIAAKRILVDMIIQNTSHDGYTDMTFTVSKGDLEQTMSILDGVKEDIGAESVQYDTNVAKVSVVGVGMRNHSGVASTMFQALHDENINIKLIATSEIKITCLIDEKYVELAVRALHTAFGLDKQAVAAC, from the coding sequence ATGAAAATCATGGTTCAGAAGTACGGCGGCACCTCCGTTGCCGGACTGGAACGGATGCAGAAGGTGCTGTCGAGAGTCAAAAAGGGCATAAGCGAGGGCTACAAGATGATCGTGGTCCTCTCGGCAATGTCCGGAGAGACCAACAAGCTCCTGGCGCTCGCCAAGGAGTTCTCTGCCTGCCCCGATTCCGAGGAGATGGACTCCCTGGTGGCCAACGGCGAGAACGTGTCCATCGCGCTCTTCTCCATCCTGGCCAAGGCCGAGGGAATCCGCGCCAAGTCCCTGCAAGGGTGGCAGATTCCCATCTCCACCACAGACGCCTACATGAAGGCCCGGATCATCAGCATCGACGACGCAAGACTTAAAGCGATGCTTGAAGAAAATGATCTCCTGGTGGTCGCCGGATTCCAGGGCGTGGACTGCAAGGGACGCATCACCACCCTCGGGCGCGGCGGCTCCGACACCACCGGCGTGGCCCTGGCTGCGGCCATCAAGGCCGATGTTTGCGAAATCTACACCGACGTGGACGGCGTGTTCACCACCGACCCCCGGGTGTGCTCCGCCGCGCGCAAGCTCGACCACATCTCCTACGACGAGATGCTGGAGCTTGCCAGTTCGGGCTCCAAGGTGCTCCAGATCAGGAGCGTGGAATTCGCCAAGAAATTCAACGTGCCCGTCCGGGTGCGCTCCACCTTTACCGACGACCCGGGTACCCTGGTCACCCAGGAGGACGCTATGATGGAAGATCTCGTGATTTCCGGCATCGCCTTTGACCGCGATCAGTGCCGGGTCACCGTGTACAAGGTCAAGGACAAGCCCGGCGTTGCCGCAGCCATCTTCGGCTCCATCGCCGCCAAGCGCATCCTTGTGGACATGATCATCCAGAACACCAGCCACGACGGCTACACCGACATGACCTTCACTGTCTCCAAGGGCGACCTGGAGCAGACCATGTCCATCCTGGACGGGGTGAAGGAAGACATCGGGGCGGAGTCCGTGCAGTACGACACCAACGTTGCCAAGGTGTCCGTGGTGGGCGTTGGCATGCGCAACCACTCGGGCGTGGCCTCCACCATGTTCCAGGCCCTGCACGACGAAAACATCAACATCAAGCTCATCGCCACCTCGGAGATCAAGATTACCTGCCTGATCGACGAGAAGTACGTGGAGCTGGCCGTGCGCGCCCTGCACACCGCCTTCGGCCTGGACAAGCAGGCCGTGGCCGCCTGCTAG
- the tsaE gene encoding tRNA (adenosine(37)-N6)-threonylcarbamoyltransferase complex ATPase subunit type 1 TsaE — protein MERIFLPDEAATLALGRAMATALPQDWDAPVALLRATLGSGKTTLARGFVSALPGAQNAEVASPSFNLANVYPTSPPVVHVDLYRLGEGFLDADLDELLDAGNVSDRRVMLVEWAQYLPEALRPSSWLELELAESGEGRDATLTPHGPQASQWLERILTTYLQSDTS, from the coding sequence GTGGAGAGGATATTCCTGCCAGACGAGGCAGCAACCCTGGCCCTGGGAAGGGCCATGGCAACGGCCTTGCCGCAGGATTGGGACGCGCCCGTGGCGCTCTTGCGGGCGACGCTGGGATCAGGCAAAACCACGCTGGCGCGAGGGTTCGTGTCCGCGCTCCCCGGGGCGCAGAACGCCGAGGTGGCGAGCCCGAGTTTCAATCTGGCCAACGTCTACCCCACCAGCCCCCCCGTGGTGCACGTCGATCTGTACCGCCTGGGCGAGGGTTTCCTGGACGCCGACCTGGATGAACTTCTTGATGCCGGAAACGTTTCCGATCGACGCGTGATGCTTGTTGAATGGGCGCAGTATCTGCCCGAGGCGCTGCGCCCGTCCAGCTGGCTGGAACTGGAACTGGCCGAATCCGGCGAGGGCCGCGACGCGACCCTGACCCCGCACGGGCCTCAGGCGTCCCAGTGGCTTGAACGGATCCTTACAACCTACTTACAGAGCGACACGTCATGA
- a CDS encoding CBS domain-containing protein — MLKAKDIMTPSVITFTPETPISQAAKTLLEKHINGCPVVDASGALVGILCQSDLVAQQKKLSLPTVFTLLDGLVPMTSMTDLDREMQKIAAITVSQAMSQDPEYVDSETPIEDIATLMVERGFHTLPVVDGGKVTGVIGMEDVLRTLTSQK; from the coding sequence ATGCTGAAAGCTAAAGACATCATGACCCCCTCGGTCATCACGTTCACCCCGGAAACGCCCATCTCCCAGGCCGCCAAGACGCTCCTGGAGAAGCACATCAACGGCTGCCCCGTGGTAGACGCAAGCGGCGCGTTGGTGGGCATCCTGTGTCAGTCCGACCTGGTGGCCCAGCAGAAGAAGCTCTCGCTGCCCACGGTGTTCACCCTGCTGGACGGCCTGGTGCCCATGACCTCCATGACCGACCTGGACCGCGAGATGCAAAAGATCGCGGCCATCACCGTGTCCCAGGCCATGAGCCAGGACCCCGAGTACGTGGACTCTGAGACCCCCATCGAGGACATCGCGACCCTGATGGTGGAGCGCGGCTTCCACACCCTGCCCGTGGTGGACGGCGGCAAGGTGACGGGCGTGATCGGCATGGAAGACGTGCTGCGCACTCTCACAAGCCAGAAATAG
- a CDS encoding bifunctional ADP-dependent NAD(P)H-hydrate dehydratase/NAD(P)H-hydrate epimerase, with protein sequence MIDSLFFSPLLTPAEMNAWDKAAAHMGLTTVMLMENASREALHALRARQPELRGKTALCFAGPGNNGGDAIALARHLHDAGAETTILLTRPASAHTGAPGFHLRLAKRAGVAIRQLTKADIERQPLWESAPDIVVDGLLGTGLAGEPRPDFVGFIETVNRLGERAFVLSLDIPSGLSGLTGEPADSTVVADMTITFEAAKLGLAMPKASPYVGELVVREIGIPRAVREQLPPSHGLLTPELALLLPMLDPSMHKGSAGKLLIVGGSPGLTGAPILAAMGALRAGAGLVTVACPRGLEPTIKAGNPDVMTMPLGEGEAWTAEMAASLRDRLPQFDALVLGPGLGRDPGAGIFLSKLGTDLPPCVWDADALFWLADAPQKLKNAVITPHPGEAARLMGLSIQEIGADRLGVVRELARRTGATAVLKGPGSLICHAEGDTAPVMVSPFAEPNLAVGGSGDVLSGVIGSLMARALSPLLAACLGVYWHGLAGRLVSGEFPYRGNLASEIVQALPRALTEWLDAES encoded by the coding sequence ATGATCGATTCTCTCTTCTTCTCGCCGCTTCTGACCCCGGCTGAAATGAACGCCTGGGACAAGGCCGCCGCCCACATGGGCCTGACCACTGTCATGCTCATGGAGAACGCCAGCCGAGAGGCCCTGCACGCCCTGCGCGCGCGCCAGCCTGAACTGCGCGGCAAGACCGCATTGTGCTTTGCCGGTCCCGGCAACAACGGCGGCGACGCCATCGCACTGGCCCGCCACCTGCACGACGCAGGGGCCGAGACAACCATCCTGCTCACCCGCCCCGCTTCGGCCCACACCGGGGCGCCGGGCTTTCATCTGCGCCTGGCCAAACGCGCCGGAGTGGCCATCCGCCAGCTGACCAAGGCGGACATCGAACGTCAGCCGCTGTGGGAGTCCGCGCCCGACATCGTGGTGGACGGACTCCTGGGCACCGGCTTGGCCGGAGAGCCGCGCCCGGATTTCGTGGGGTTCATCGAGACCGTCAACCGCCTGGGCGAACGGGCCTTCGTGCTCTCGCTGGACATTCCCTCCGGCCTGTCTGGTCTTACCGGCGAGCCTGCCGATTCCACCGTGGTGGCGGACATGACGATCACCTTCGAAGCTGCCAAGCTGGGGCTGGCCATGCCCAAAGCCTCGCCCTACGTGGGGGAGCTGGTGGTGCGCGAGATCGGCATCCCCAGGGCGGTGCGCGAGCAGCTCCCCCCGTCCCACGGGCTGCTCACCCCGGAATTGGCTCTCCTGCTGCCCATGCTGGACCCGTCCATGCACAAGGGCTCCGCCGGGAAGCTTCTCATCGTAGGCGGGTCACCGGGGCTCACCGGAGCGCCGATTCTGGCCGCCATGGGCGCGTTGCGGGCCGGGGCCGGGCTCGTGACCGTGGCCTGCCCGCGCGGGCTGGAGCCCACCATCAAGGCAGGCAATCCAGATGTGATGACCATGCCGTTGGGCGAGGGCGAAGCCTGGACAGCCGAGATGGCTGCGTCACTGCGCGATCGCCTGCCACAGTTCGACGCGCTGGTGCTGGGGCCGGGCCTTGGGCGCGACCCCGGCGCAGGAATATTCCTCTCGAAACTGGGCACGGACCTTCCGCCCTGCGTCTGGGACGCGGACGCCCTCTTTTGGCTGGCGGACGCTCCGCAAAAGCTGAAAAACGCGGTCATAACGCCGCATCCGGGCGAGGCGGCCCGCCTCATGGGCCTGTCCATCCAGGAGATCGGCGCGGACCGGCTGGGCGTGGTGCGTGAACTTGCCCGGCGCACGGGAGCCACGGCGGTCCTGAAAGGGCCGGGCTCCCTCATCTGTCACGCCGAGGGAGACACTGCCCCGGTCATGGTTTCCCCGTTCGCGGAACCCAATCTGGCCGTGGGCGGTTCCGGAGACGTTCTTTCCGGCGTTATCGGCAGCCTGATGGCACGCGCGCTTTCCCCCTTGCTAGCGGCATGCCTGGGAGTGTATTGGCACGGACTCGCCGGACGTCTCGTGTCCGGTGAATTCCCCTACCGGGGCAACCTGGCGTCCGAGATCGTCCAGGCCCTGCCCCGCGCCCTCACGGAGTGGCTCGATGCTGAAAGCTAA
- a CDS encoding holo-[acyl-carrier-protein] synthase: MIVGLGMDVAELDRIGKVYANHGERFLDKLLTPSERAELPKLPLPFLAARFAAKEASVKALGTGFRDGISYKDIEVFSDKLGKPLVRFTGKADERAKALGVTHAHISLTHGRDVAAAVVVLEAP, encoded by the coding sequence ATGATCGTGGGCCTTGGGATGGACGTGGCGGAACTGGACCGCATCGGCAAGGTGTACGCCAACCACGGGGAGCGTTTTTTGGACAAGCTGCTCACTCCGTCGGAGCGCGCAGAGCTGCCCAAGCTCCCCCTGCCCTTCCTGGCGGCCCGATTCGCGGCCAAGGAGGCCTCCGTAAAAGCCTTGGGCACCGGATTTCGCGACGGCATATCATATAAGGATATAGAAGTGTTTTCGGACAAGCTGGGAAAGCCCCTGGTCCGCTTCACGGGCAAGGCCGACGAACGGGCGAAAGCGCTCGGCGTCACCCACGCCCACATAAGCCTCACCCACGGACGCGACGTGGCCGCTGCCGTGGTGGTGCTGGAGGCGCCATGA
- a CDS encoding pyridoxine 5'-phosphate synthase, with the protein MPILAVNVDHIATLRQARLGQEPEPVTAAHMAELAGASAIIVHLREDRRHIQDRDVALLRQLIKTRLHLEMAATKEMHRLALGIKPDMVCLVPEKRQELTTEGGLNCIGREKELADYLAPLHEEGIGSSLFIDPDAAQIKAASDAGAHYIEIHTGAYADAPTPADRQRELDKVLEGIRIGRELGLKVNLGHGLNYENVWAFSKVSGVSEFSIGHSIVSRAVLTGMTEAVSRMADIVRTFPD; encoded by the coding sequence ATGCCCATTCTGGCAGTCAACGTCGACCATATCGCCACGCTGCGCCAGGCCCGCCTGGGCCAGGAGCCGGAGCCCGTCACCGCCGCCCACATGGCCGAACTGGCCGGAGCCAGCGCCATAATCGTGCACCTGCGCGAAGACCGCCGCCACATCCAGGACCGCGACGTGGCCCTTCTGCGCCAACTGATAAAGACCCGCCTGCACCTGGAAATGGCCGCCACCAAGGAGATGCACCGCCTGGCTCTGGGCATAAAGCCGGACATGGTCTGCCTGGTGCCCGAAAAGCGCCAGGAGCTGACCACCGAAGGCGGCCTCAACTGCATCGGGCGCGAAAAAGAGCTGGCTGATTATCTGGCCCCCTTGCACGAGGAGGGTATAGGCTCAAGCCTCTTCATCGACCCGGACGCGGCCCAGATCAAGGCCGCCAGCGACGCGGGAGCGCACTACATCGAGATCCACACCGGAGCATACGCCGACGCCCCCACTCCCGCCGACCGCCAGCGCGAGCTGGACAAGGTGCTGGAGGGCATCCGGATCGGCCGCGAGCTGGGGCTCAAGGTCAACCTGGGACACGGGCTCAACTACGAGAACGTGTGGGCCTTCTCCAAAGTGTCCGGAGTCAGCGAGTTCTCCATCGGACACAGCATCGTGTCGCGCGCCGTGCTCACGGGCATGACCGAGGCGGTGTCTCGCATGGCGGACATCGTCCGCACCTTCCCGGATTAG
- a CDS encoding UDP-glucose dehydrogenase family protein: MNLCIVGTGYVGLVSAACFAEMGNDVCCVDINPKVVENLRNGKVHIYEPGLDEIVKRNTEQGRLKFTTSIKEGMEGALFVFVCVGTPSKADGSCDLSFVYQVGKEIGQNMTDYKIVVDKSTVPVGTADKMRAIIGEELKARGLAIEYDVVSNPEFLKEGDAVSDFLKPDRVVVGTENVRTAELLKALYGPFARSRDKVIVMGVRSAEMTKYAANCMLATKISFINEISNICERVGADVRDVRMGIGSDSRIGYQFIYPGMGYGGSCFPKDVKALIDTSRQYEFEPQLLASVDEVNNRQKHVLSRKVLNYFEPQGGVKGKTLAIWGLAFKANTDDVREAAAFELIRDLTAQGMKIRCFDPVAGPNTRKEFEGNELVEVVDEQYAALEGASALALVTEWNQFRNPDFDRIKKSLTAPLIFDGRNLYSPSFMGEMGFAYFCIGRKDPK; this comes from the coding sequence ATGAACCTGTGCATTGTTGGAACTGGCTATGTCGGTCTGGTGAGCGCCGCCTGTTTTGCGGAAATGGGCAACGATGTCTGCTGCGTGGACATCAACCCCAAGGTTGTCGAAAACCTGCGCAACGGAAAAGTTCACATCTACGAGCCCGGCCTTGACGAGATCGTCAAGCGCAACACCGAACAGGGCCGCCTGAAGTTCACCACTTCCATCAAGGAAGGCATGGAAGGCGCGCTGTTCGTGTTCGTGTGCGTGGGCACCCCCTCCAAGGCTGACGGCTCCTGCGACCTGAGCTTCGTGTATCAGGTCGGCAAGGAAATCGGCCAGAACATGACCGATTACAAGATCGTGGTCGACAAATCCACCGTGCCCGTCGGCACCGCCGACAAGATGCGCGCCATCATCGGCGAAGAGCTGAAGGCCCGTGGCCTCGCCATTGAATATGACGTTGTCTCCAACCCCGAGTTCCTGAAGGAAGGCGACGCGGTCAGCGACTTCCTCAAGCCCGACCGCGTGGTCGTGGGCACCGAGAACGTCCGCACCGCAGAACTGCTGAAGGCCCTGTACGGACCCTTCGCCCGCAGCCGCGACAAGGTCATCGTCATGGGCGTGCGTTCCGCCGAGATGACCAAGTATGCCGCCAACTGCATGCTGGCCACCAAGATCTCCTTCATCAACGAGATCTCCAACATCTGCGAGCGCGTGGGCGCCGACGTGCGTGACGTGCGCATGGGCATCGGCTCCGACAGCCGCATCGGCTATCAGTTCATCTACCCCGGCATGGGCTACGGCGGCTCCTGCTTCCCCAAGGACGTGAAGGCGCTGATCGACACGTCGCGTCAGTACGAGTTCGAGCCGCAGCTCTTGGCCTCAGTCGACGAGGTCAACAATCGCCAGAAGCACGTGCTGTCGCGCAAGGTGCTGAACTACTTCGAACCCCAGGGCGGCGTGAAGGGCAAGACCCTGGCCATCTGGGGCCTGGCGTTCAAGGCCAACACCGACGACGTGCGCGAGGCCGCCGCGTTCGAACTGATTCGCGACCTCACCGCCCAGGGCATGAAGATCCGCTGCTTCGACCCCGTTGCCGGACCCAACACCCGTAAGGAGTTTGAGGGCAACGAACTGGTCGAGGTGGTCGACGAGCAGTACGCCGCGCTGGAAGGCGCGAGCGCCCTGGCTCTGGTCACCGAGTGGAACCAGTTCCGCAACCCGGACTTCGACCGCATCAAGAAGTCCCTGACCGCGCCCCTGATCTTCGACGGCCGCAACCTGTACTCGCCCTCCTTCATGGGCGAGATGGGCTTTGCCTACTTCTGCATCGGCCGCAAGGATCCCAAATAA
- a CDS encoding PilZ domain-containing protein: MAPNKRKRSRVNTEIDAMLSCGGITKYAVKVKNLSLKGMLCEYEPQICCLKECSVTIALSPAVSFRIEARMVRNDERGLALDFEGMDENAFFHLRNLVRFHSMDPDAIDKELSIPAFNAKT, from the coding sequence ATGGCGCCCAACAAACGCAAACGCAGTCGTGTCAATACTGAAATCGACGCCATGTTGTCCTGCGGGGGGATCACCAAGTACGCAGTCAAGGTGAAGAACTTGAGCCTTAAAGGCATGCTCTGCGAATACGAACCCCAGATTTGCTGCCTGAAGGAATGCTCAGTCACCATAGCGCTCAGCCCCGCTGTGAGTTTCCGCATCGAAGCCCGCATGGTCCGCAATGACGAGCGCGGTCTTGCCCTGGATTTCGAGGGCATGGACGAGAACGCCTTCTTCCATCTGCGAAATCTCGTACGGTTTCACTCCATGGACCCCGACGCCATCGACAAGGAACTCTCCATTCCCGCCTTCAATGCCAAGACGTGA
- a CDS encoding hybrid sensor histidine kinase/response regulator, which yields MHSPKIPLRLLIIDASADFTRSLANRLQGLEEIEAEWTTAATVAEAWEILALKSFDVILAGLPLPSPTGSEPGEIATVFSHLPVLGLSDTGSRLFLHPSLGENVVLVLPKAKLDNHLLEQGILCAVNRSKLCRQLESAQDSLVSSEKRFQNIIINNADGIVVVDLDGRIRFANPSAERLFGATAEQLAGEPFGHALMPGTNMEIEVLSRDGILKTVEMRVVQSRWEGGEYVSLASLRDISSRKRLERDLTTMKEAAESANRAKSQFLANMSHEIRTPMNGILGMSELLLASELTRKQRDHLDMVRQSASSLMEILNDILDFSKIEAGKLDLEDQIFDLHATIRSALRIFTAQAQNKGLSLAYAVAEDVPKRVRGDSGRLRQVIVNLVGNAVKFTSEGAVRLLAECVLPRVQDDPSFATVRIRVTDTGPGIHQSKLDKIFESFTQADNSSTRKYYGTGLGLAICKNLVERMNGVIRVESEEGRGSEFSFEVRLPVVDEEPPAEQPTSPPKPKIGPLTILLAEDNLINQMFATEILEQDGHKVIAVGNGAIALETLAVQAVDVVLMDIQMPEMDGLEATRRIRAGENESIPVDLPIIAMTAHALKGDRERFLQSGMDGYLSKPVGSEEIQAALHQVLSKKLSRVKDGVTMEGSSILNEQWLLEKARGNRDFLKKLFAVFVEQQPRKLSEMQEAIAVGDLKEVAFMAHTLKGGAATMGAEVLKDRAYEVEKAAKAGDADLAGREINAMGPELEQTIVAMQEFIGR from the coding sequence ATGCATTCACCCAAAATCCCGCTCCGACTGCTCATCATTGACGCGTCTGCGGATTTCACCCGTTCTCTGGCCAACCGCCTGCAAGGGCTCGAGGAAATCGAGGCCGAGTGGACCACTGCGGCCACCGTTGCGGAGGCCTGGGAAATCCTGGCGCTGAAAAGCTTCGACGTCATACTGGCCGGGCTTCCCCTTCCCTCCCCCACGGGGTCGGAGCCGGGCGAAATCGCCACGGTGTTTTCGCACCTGCCGGTCCTGGGGCTGAGCGACACCGGGTCGAGGCTGTTCCTGCACCCCTCGCTTGGCGAAAACGTGGTGCTGGTGCTGCCCAAGGCCAAGCTGGACAACCATCTGCTGGAACAGGGAATCCTTTGCGCCGTAAACCGGTCCAAGCTGTGCCGCCAGCTGGAATCCGCACAAGACTCCCTGGTGTCCTCTGAAAAGCGCTTCCAGAACATCATCATAAACAACGCCGACGGGATCGTGGTGGTGGACCTGGACGGACGCATCCGCTTCGCCAACCCCAGCGCCGAGCGCCTGTTCGGGGCCACAGCCGAACAACTGGCCGGAGAACCATTCGGACACGCCCTGATGCCCGGGACCAACATGGAGATCGAGGTTCTTTCGCGGGACGGCATCCTCAAGACCGTGGAGATGCGAGTGGTGCAATCCCGCTGGGAAGGTGGCGAGTACGTCTCCCTGGCGTCGCTTCGCGACATCAGCTCCCGAAAGCGCCTGGAGCGCGACCTGACCACCATGAAAGAGGCTGCCGAGTCTGCCAACCGGGCCAAGAGCCAGTTCCTGGCCAACATGAGCCACGAGATCCGCACGCCCATGAACGGCATCCTGGGGATGTCCGAGCTCCTGCTGGCCTCGGAGCTCACCCGCAAGCAGCGCGACCACCTGGACATGGTGCGCCAGTCCGCATCCTCGCTCATGGAAATCCTGAACGACATCCTTGATTTCTCCAAGATCGAGGCCGGAAAGCTGGACCTGGAAGATCAGATTTTCGACCTGCACGCCACCATCCGCAGCGCGCTTCGCATATTCACGGCACAGGCCCAGAACAAAGGTCTGAGCCTGGCCTACGCCGTGGCCGAGGACGTCCCCAAACGCGTGCGCGGCGACTCCGGTCGCCTGCGCCAGGTCATCGTCAACCTGGTGGGCAACGCGGTCAAATTCACAAGCGAAGGCGCCGTCCGCCTTCTGGCGGAGTGCGTGCTGCCCCGCGTCCAGGATGATCCCTCCTTCGCCACGGTGCGCATCCGCGTAACCGACACGGGGCCAGGCATCCACCAGTCCAAACTGGACAAGATCTTCGAAAGCTTCACCCAGGCGGACAACTCTTCGACGCGCAAGTACTACGGCACCGGGCTGGGACTTGCCATTTGCAAGAACCTTGTGGAACGCATGAACGGCGTCATCAGGGTCGAAAGCGAGGAGGGCCGGGGAAGCGAGTTTTCCTTCGAGGTGCGCCTTCCCGTGGTGGACGAAGAGCCGCCCGCAGAGCAGCCCACCTCGCCGCCCAAACCCAAAATCGGGCCGCTGACCATCCTGCTGGCCGAGGACAACCTCATCAACCAGATGTTCGCCACGGAGATTCTGGAGCAGGACGGGCACAAGGTCATCGCCGTGGGCAATGGCGCAATAGCCTTGGAGACGCTTGCGGTGCAGGCGGTTGACGTGGTGCTCATGGACATCCAGATGCCGGAGATGGACGGCCTGGAAGCCACGCGCCGCATCCGCGCCGGAGAAAATGAAAGCATCCCCGTGGATCTGCCCATCATCGCCATGACAGCGCACGCGCTCAAGGGCGATCGGGAGCGCTTCCTGCAATCGGGAATGGACGGCTATCTGTCAAAACCAGTAGGGTCGGAGGAAATTCAGGCGGCCCTGCACCAAGTGCTTTCCAAAAAACTTTCACGTGTGAAAGATGGGGTGACAATGGAAGGTTCAAGCATCCTAAACGAGCAATGGCTGCTGGAAAAAGCCAGGGGCAACAGGGATTTCCTCAAGAAACTCTTTGCCGTCTTCGTGGAGCAGCAGCCACGCAAGTTAAGCGAGATGCAGGAGGCCATCGCAGTGGGCGACCTGAAGGAGGTCGCCTTCATGGCGCACACGCTCAAAGGCGGTGCTGCCACCATGGGCGCGGAGGTCCTCAAGGACAGGGCCTATGAAGTGGAAAAGGCGGCCAAGGCAGGCGACGCGGACCTTGCCGGGCGCGAGATAAATGCCATGGGTCCGGAACTGGAACAGACCATCGTCGCCATGCAGGAGTTCATAGGCCGCTAA